In Verrucomicrobiales bacterium, the genomic stretch AAGAAATGCGAGCCAACCCACGAGTATATGCAAGAACGCCACCATAGTAGCTAATCGAATAATCTTCATCACGTGCAGCATTCCTTCATGAGTCTACAGCTGCTCAGGACCGGACGGAGTGGGGAACTTGAACTGGCTTAACCTCTCAAAAATCTTACCAATATCAGAACTAAGAAATTGCTATTCCACAACAAGCTACCAGCCAAGGCAAGATCGTTGCGCACCGAATCTGAAACCTTTCGCTTCGCGAAGTTCTCGCTACAGTCCTCCCCATGCTGTCCCTTGAGACACTCGCCCAACTAGCAACAGACTATCCCGACGCCCTCCGGGCGAAGGTCGCGGAATTTTCTCTTGGCCAGACTCACTTTGCGTTCAATCGCCAGCCAGCGGTGATGGGAGTGATCAATCTGTCCGCCGACTCCTGGTATCGAGAGAGTGTCTGTTTGACCGCCGAGGCTGCCATCCAACGCGGTCGAGTGCTCCAAGCCCAGGGCGCACAGATCGTGGACCTCGGTGCCGAATCAACCCTAGCGCACGCCACCAGGGCGGATGAAGGGCTTCAGAACTCCAAGCTGCTGCCGGTGGTCAGGACACTCGCGAACGAGGGGCTGATTGTGTCGGTAGAAACCTATCTTCCCGAGGTCACCAAGGCTTGCCTGGACGCAGGAGCCAAGATCCTCAATCTGACCGGCGTGCGGCAGAGCGCGGAGATGTATCGCATGGTCGCCGACCACGACGCGGCGGTTATCATTTGCTTTGTCCAGGGCGCCCACGTCCGCGAGGTGACCGATCTTGAACTCGGCAAGGATCCCATCGGGGCGTTGCATGAGTTCTTCGCCCGGCAGATCGAACTGGCGGTCCAGCAAGGCGTGCGGAAACTGTTTATCGACCCGGGGCTGGGCTTTTACTACCGGAACCTGGGAGATAGCGCGGCTCGGGTGCGCCACCAGATGAACATCTTTCTGAACGCCTTTCGGCTTCGGACGTTGGGCTACCCTATCTGCAACGCGCTGCCCCACGCCTTCGAATTCTTCGGCGATGAAGTTCGCTGCGCCGAACCCTACTTCGCGGTGCTCGCCGCCTTGGGTAAGACCGACCTTTTCCGCACCCACGAAGTCCCTCGGATCAAGGCGGTGCTGGATACGATGGCTTGCTATCAGAGGCCCTGAGCAGCGACCGCTGGCCGATACGAGTAGGACCGCTTTGACGACGGATTTCTCGGATCACACGGATGGAAGAAAAATGGGGAAGCCGCGGCCGGGGCACCTGAGGTGTGAACAGGAGCGACAAGACAAGATGACCAATACGGGCGTTTCTCACCTTGGCGGCAGGGCCTTGAACCCGCAGGGTTCAAAAAGATTAGCCGGGGGTGCTGGCACCCCCGGAACCATTAAAATTACGGAGCATCGCGCAGCGATGCCACCGGCTTCTCATGCTTGAATCACCCCTACTCAAGGACCCCGATCCGTTGGTCGGTCCACTCGCCGACGGGTGGCACGCCTTTCAGGGTGCTGTAAAACAGGGGACCGACAGACCGGGGGTGTCGCTGCGCTCCACGCCCCGGCTAAGCTCTCAGAACCCTGTGGGTTCTCCGTAACGGATCCAGGAACTCACCCGACGAAGTGCGTGAGAAAGGTAGTGAAGCCGCGACGGACTCAGCGGCCTTATGCCGGGCTTTCAGCCCTGAATGGGAGGGGGATGTTTACCTGGGGTTTGTCACCCCAGGCTGTGATGGGACGCACCGTTGGTGCTTAAGCCTAAAGGGCCTTCGACCCAATACCAAACCCAGCCTAGACATTCACTCGTGGTGTTAGGGTCAGCGGGCCACAGGCCCAGCACCATTCCAGCCTGGGGTGACAACCCCAGGTTCCCTCAGCCCACACACGCTGAGGGCTGAAAGCCCGCACCATCAACGGGGAATTGGCCGCTGAGCTCGACCTGAATCTCACCCACTTCTAACCGCGCCCTTCCGCGTTTCCACTCCTTAAGGCTCGCCGCGGCTCACTAACCTCCTATACACATCGGGCTTTCGGGTCTCCTCGGCCAGCCTGCTTTCTCACCCTTCACCAGGAAACGCGCGTGCGATTTCCAGGTAGTCTTTGTCTGCGACCAACGGACACCACATCGCATACTCACTGAATGACAGGAAGGTTTTCGGCTTTCGCGCTTGTATCCAGAGTTCCCGAGAGATCACGAGTCCGGGCGGCGGCTTGTCATGTAGGAACTCGCCGCTGAGAATTTCAGGAACTGACAACTCATCAAAGACTTCCCAGCCAGCTTGAGCAAATCGGAAGCCCTGACAACCTGTCAGAAAATCATAGAAACGACGAAGAACCTCCACTCGACACTCCATCCGTTCCAAGCGCCAGTTGGCGCATGGCAGGCTCATCCCCGGGGGCCGCACGTAGCAGCATGAGGAGTCATTCGCTGAGTGCGTGCCGATCTCCACGCAATCCGCGAACTCCAAGACGACCCCATTCAAGAGAGCCCACTCTTGCTGGCGGAAGATCTCAGCGAAGTGGGATGCCCCACTGCGATTGCTCCCAAAATCGATCATGAATCCAAAAACAACCATCGTTCGGCTCGAGCTCATTGTTTCCAGACCTCGGAGATTGACTCGCGTCAACCGGGTCCTTCGCTCGCGCGCCGCTTGCACTCTGCTATAGCTTGCTCTATCCAAACACGAGACTTCTCGCTCGAAGTCGCCTCAAGCCATTGTTCAAGACCGCGCAAATTATCAGGCGTGGTCAGTTTTTCCACGCGAGCTTCACTTTCCTGTCCCTACAGGTCCAGGGAACGATCTCGTTGGTTGCCGTGACGTGAGCGGCACGTCGAACGGCTGCGGTGGCTCGATTGACATCAATCCATCCGATCAGCATTTCGTGGAATTTGTCTTTTTCGTCCATCCGATCAGTTCCTCAAGCAGGTAGGCAGTCACCCAGAAAATGTTGGCCTTATCGGCATCCCAAGGCTTAGAGGCAGCCGATCACCATGCTGGCTCCGACGTGATCGGAGGCAAACGAAAAGACACCTCCCCTTCAAAAAGCTGAACGTCCAGCGCTTCCACTCCTTGGCGCTCGCCCTCCCAGACTACCCGGAGACCAAATCCTCGAATCGTGTTCTTAAGTTTCTCCAAGAAGCAAAGCTCCTGCCGAGCGACTCGCCGCTCATGCTCCTCAAACACCAACCTAGCCGCAGATGGCATATCGACCAGTTCGCAACGGGCGACAACCGCCCCATACGAGTCACGGGCGTCTGTAAACCGGAACCAAATGGCTCCGGCGTCATCCACCACTGCACCTCGGGTTTTCATAGTCGCACCAGGAATCATGGAACAGCGTGGTCGGTGAAGACATCTGACAACACTCGTTGCCAAGCCGAATTCTGGAACGGAGTCGCCATTCGACTTTGATGATACAAGCGTCCGTGATTCGCCAGTGTGCCTGGTTTCGCGACCACGTCGAATCCAGCTGCTCTGACGCTCGAAATTTTTGCGCTACCCACGGTCTTTGACAATGCAATAGTCCGAGGAAAGGGAAAAGCCGTCCTAAACTGAAAGGCTGCTTCCTGCGGACTGCCACCAATCAACACCGAAAAACCTGGCGGATTCAGAGCGTCTTCAGCTGATGTTAATCCCATGTTTGATTTCCCTCCCATTCGATGAACCGTGAGATCACCCGGCGGTTCGCCATCCTCCTCGAGTGAGGGTGCCCGCTTAAAATTCAGAAACCGTGGCTGGGTTTCCAACACAGCATCCGTAACGAGCGCAATGTTTCCGCCGATTGTAGTTCCCAAAACCGCATAGGTTCCAATTCGGTAAAGGAGCGATCCCCTGACAGAGTGCGCGAATGTTGCCAAGGTTCCTCCACCAAGCGCCTGGGAGTTTTGGTAGATCGTCTGAATAGAGACCTGACCTGAAATCGTGAGGCTGGGGTCGTACCCACTGGGATCCGTGTTGTTGACAGGATCGGCTAGAGCATAGCTGTATTTATGCAGCCCCGCCGGCAGTTCCCGCTGCCCCTCGTAGGAGTCCATCGTTCTGAAGCGGCCGACGTCAGGTTCATACTGCCGGGCGCGCAGGTCCTGCAGCCCGCTGGCTGGATCATAGAACTCGCCTGCATAACCTGCTGCTTCTCGATCCTCCTCGGCGACCGTTCGCGTTGGCTCCATTAGTGCGACCAAGGGGCTGCCGAAGGCATCATAGCCGCGGAGGTCCGCCAACGTCCCCCCATCCTTCACGTGCCCACGCACCGAGTGATGCCCGTCTACCAACGCATAGCTCACTCGATCCATCGCCGCTTCCGCGATCGGATGCAGCCCATGCAGGTAGCTACGATCCCCTTCCCCGTCTTCCCCTCGCTCTGCCACTCGCTGCGCATAACCACTTGGATGCTGCGGATCGATCAGGAAGCGGGTGAAATTCGTTCGCCATCGCTGCTCGACCTCGTCCCACTCGACAACTCGCTTCCCCACCCGCTGGCCATCAGCATCGTAGAGAAACGTTGTCAGTATGGATGGCGCCGCCAGAAGTTCGGCGGCGCCGACAGGGAATAGGCCCGGCAGTAGCAATAGAAGGGAGAGCAGCCAACGCCTCGAGGTCCGTAAGGAACGACCGCTCAAGCGCTGCTGGTGGGCCGATCCGCTCCTATTACGATTCACTCGTGTCATGTGAGACATCCTCGCATGAGCCTGCCAGTTCGCTCGGATCCAACAATCCCGTAAACTAGGGGATACCGTTGGATTCGACCTTGGTTAGGCCCTAGTTCTAGTGAGGGGCTCGACGAGATCAGAACTCTAAACTCAATCGGACCATAGGTCCCCTTTTTGGGAGAGGCAGTCCGGCTATGGCAACTTCGTTCGGTTTCGCGTGGTTGGCGTGTTTCGCGGGCCATCCATTCTCCGTTTTAGGTTGAGGGCGCACCCCGGGGAGGGAACTTTCGACGTTGATGGCCCTGATGCGCTCCTCGCCGCGGCTCCTTCCACCCTTTCGAACGCCGAGCATTCATGGGCTCGACAGAGTCTCTCCCTACCAGCCCAAAACCGTTTCAACTCGGGTGCCCTCCACCCGCATCTCTTACGGCTTAGGAGGGACGGAAACTGGCGGCGGACCACTCGGTGCCTTGTCAATGCTCAAGCCGATGACGCGGTTAGTCACCCCGTAAATCATGTTGGTGTCCGGAACCTTGAACTGGTTCACCAAGTTCGTGACGGACTCGATTCCTAGGCGGGTCTTGAGGCGAGCTTGCAGCTCCGGATACAACCCGGTCTCGGGATCCAACAGTTCGCGCAATGCCTCCTTGCGCAACTCCTCGAAGTCCTGCAGGCGAACGCGCTCCGTGTAGCCAAAACGCTTCTGGAAGTCCTCGTAGATCACCCGCGCCAGCGTCTCGTAGCGCAGCGCCTCATTCATCTTCAAAATCGACATCTGCGAGAACGCGCTCTTGAGGAATCCCAGAATGATGGGCTTGATCCGCTGAACGTTCCCATCGTCGATGATCTCCTTAAGGCGGATCAGCGCATAGGGCTCCATCTCGGTTTGCTCCTCGGTGAAGTCGGGAAAACGCTGCCTCAGCTGCTGAAACCATTGCTCCGCTTCCGCGTTGCGATTGTTCACATACAGCTGGTAGACCACTTCGCGAAGAAAATTTCGATAGGCGACATCGATGCCGGTAACCCGCACGGTTTTCTCCTCCTTGATCATCTCGAGATAGCCCTGGTTGGCTACTGGGATCAGATCGAGATCCGGAGCGGTTTGAGGTCGTCCATCCTTCGTGAAGTTGATGATCCGGCCCCGGAGAACCAGAGAGTGAAGGGACTGATAGATGAGCCGGCGAAGCGTCACCAAGGTTTCACGGTTTCCAGGGTTCTCCGTGCAGTTTTTCAAACCCAGATATCCCCAGTAGATGGCGTGGGGATCAGGGAGCCGCCACTCCATCCGACCATACTTGGATTCGACCTCAGCCATGAGGGCGGGATCGAGCTTGTACCGCTTGTAGAGCGATTCCGCGCGCTGTTTCAACTCATCCGAGTCCGGATTGACCAGCATCGTGATATTGGTCGCGGCACCGCCCAAGGCGGTGTTCATCTCCGCATACCAGGCTCCTTTGTAGTAAAGATGCGCCTCGTCCAGGAAGTAGCCGATCTTGTGCTGAAAAAACCAGCCCAGCTCGCGGTAGACGTCGGCCTCCGTGGGATTGTAACGAAGCCCTTCGTCCCGCAGCAGCTCCACTGCCCGCATGACCCAGCGCCAACGGTCGGTGGGGGACGTGAACCGAACCGAAATGTTGTAGGCCATGTTCCAGGCCATGTGCGACCAAACCTGGGGAATCCGGGGCTCGAGCTTGGTAATCCAGTCCGACAGCTGAACCATCTCGAAGAACTTGCTCTGCTCCTGAAGCTGAGTCGCTCGGATCCACAGCGCATTCGCAATCAGACCACGAAAACTCCCCAGAGCCACGCTGGTGAACGCAAGCAGCGGAGGGGCATTTTCCAGGATGGCGGCCTGCTTCAACCCCATCACGGGATCGAGCCGCTGAACATCCAGCGATCGCTGCAACAAACCGGACAAAGCCAGCAGCAGCACCGCCACCACCGTCAGGACTTGCTTGTAGATCCGATGCATAACATTTCCACGCGGCTAGTGAGCCGATTGCGCCGTAGCCAACTCGCGCCGATTCAACAGCCAGATCCCCAGCACGGCGAAGAATCCGCCGGCCACCACCACGATCTGCAGCCATGCCGAAGCCAGCAGGATCCAGGTCACGCTGCGACCCGTGCTGAGCAAATCCACGGGCGAGGCCACATCAATCAACTTCACCACCGCCAGAATACCCTTGAAGAGAGGCAAGAACAAGGCGTCCAGGACCGGACGGACAGTTTGAAACTCGTCGGGTCGACCGCCGATCACCGTCTGGTTGCTGACCGAATCCGCCAACGTCCCGCTGGACATGATGACGACCAGCACGCTCAACGAGCAAAAGGCGGCCACCGGAAACGAGGTGATGCTGGCGGCAGCGAGCCCCAAGGCAGCGAGGAGCGCCAGCCAAGCGAGCAGAATGCCCAGGCCGCGGAAGAAATTGAAACCAAAGCTCCCGTCGCGATAGAGGATCTCGATGCCTTCATCCAGAGGAAACAGCAGGGTTACATCCTCCCGGCTTTGAAAAAAGACCAGGAGCCGCCCTTGCGAGTCCACCAGATTGCTGGGAATCCGAAACTCCTGAAAGGAATCCGAGGCAAGGCGCATCGGCGGTAGATCGCCCCGCTCGGTGGACCCCGGGGTGCTGAATTGCCAAACCCCGCCGTACAAACCGGCATCGTTGGTGGAGGCGGCGTAAAACTTGACCCGAACGAACAGAGGCTGATCCCCTAGCTGCGTGGCTGGCAGTCCGAGATCGAATCGCCAGACGCGCGTGGAGCGCGGAGGAACAATCTGGGCGCCGGCGTAGACCTGCTCGGCAATCGTCTGCCAGGTTTGCGCCCGGTCCTCCGGCTGCATCGTGGCCACATTGGGCACCTGGTTGAAACGCGTCCGAATCTCCTCTTCCAGATTCAAAGGTTCGGGTTTGAACCCCGCCCTGGCCACCATCACTTCCTGACGAAGGATCTCCTGTTGAATCGGATGGAGTCTCGAGGCTCGCCAATGGAGGAGGCTGTAGGTAGCCAAGCCGGCCACTCCCAGAAGCGCGGTGTTCAAGGCCAGGATTCCGAGCCATTTGCCCAGCCAGATCTGCCAGCGGCCAACCGGCTTCACCGCCACCATCTGGATCTGGCACTCATCGACATCCCGAGCCAGGCTCCCGCAGGCCAGCCACACCGTCGCCAACCCGAGCAGAAAGCTGGTCACACTCAGGGTGTAGGTCAGCAGGATCTGCACAAATCCCCGCGCCGTGCCGTCGTCCTTCAAGATGAGCGGCAAACCCACCACCGCGCCGAGCAAGAGGACGGCGAGCACCCAGAACAGCTTGAACCGAAAGGCTGACTTCCAGGTAAGGCGAGCGATGGCTAACAATGGTTTCATGCGCGGCTAGGACTTGGGCTTGCGCAGCAGGTTGGCCAACTTCTCGTTGGCTTGCGCCACCGATTCCGGACTCGGGGCCGACGCGGCCGAGGGAGCCGGAGCAGCCGCCTCAGCCTCGGTCGGGGAAACGGAGGCTGTTGACGGGGAAGTCTTGGGAGCACCTTTGACCAAGGCGGATAGTTTTTCGTTGGGCACCGGAGCGGCCGGGGCCAGCGAGGGGGACGCCGGATCGGCGGCCGTCGCGGGACTCGCCGCCACCAGCCGTTCCAGGACCTTGTTCGAGGAGGCTCCCCCCGACGCCTCATCCCCGCGAAGATAGGCTGCCACGCGGTTTCCGGACGTCGCCCCGGAAGTGGCCGACGCGGACTGACGCGCCCGTTCCACCACATCCAGAAAATAGCTCTCCAAATTCTGGGTGGGATTGTCGACCTTCACTTTGTCCGCCGCCGCCTCGCTGCGAATGATCTCCAGCACACGATCCAGGGTCGGCCGTGAGAGCACCGGAGTCGTGATGCGCAAGGAATCCGGCCGAGCGAGGAGATCGTGGAGCGGACCCATGGCTTGAATGCGCCCCCCGTAGTAGATCACCACCCGGTCACAGACATCTTCAACATCCGCGAGCAAGTGGCTGGTCAGGATCACGGTCTTGCCACGGCGGGCCAACGCGACGATGACATCCTTGACCTCGCGACATCCGATCGGATCCAGTCCGGCGGTGGGTTCATCCAGAATGATCAGGTCAGGATCGTTGATCAGCGCCTGGGCCAGCCCGATGCGTCGCTGCATGCCCTTGGAGAACTCCCCTACCGCGCGGGTATTCGCCTGGCTCAGGCCGACCATTTCGAGCAATTGGTCGGAACGGCGCGCCCGCTCCTTAGCCTCGATCTGAAAGAGCTGACCGAAGAAATCCAACGTCTCCTTCGAGTTGAGGAACCGGTATAGGTAGGATTCCTCCGGGAGGTAACCGATCTTGGACTTGGTCGCCACATGGCGGGGAGAATGACCAAAGATCTCAATATGACCCTTGGTCGGATTCAACAGCCCGAGCAGCATCTTGACCGTGGTCGACTTGCCCGAGCCATTGGGGCCCAGCAGGCCGAAGATTTCTCCGCGACGGATCTCGAAGTCCACATTGTCGACGGCCCGGGCCTTGGGCCGGCCCCAAAAGTCACTAAAGACCTTGGTCAGTCCGCGCACCGCGACAACAACTTCGTTCGCCGATCCAGGCGAACTGGAGGCGCCTGCCTCCGCTGGGTTAGATCCCAATGGGTTCATAGCATTAGGTTTGATGGTTTAGACGCTACCAAGGACTGTTCGGCATGGTCACCTTAAAATATGCGTCCTTCCGCGCTTGACCTTGCCTTGGGGCCATGTAGGTATGGCCCTTTGCTAGTGTAATCCGAATGGAACCGGTCTGTCCCATGAGCGACGACCGGTCCCGCCCGGCTAGCTGCACGTTGATATTAAGACGCACGTTTGAGAGATAGGCAAACGACTGGAAACGACCGGACCGTAAACGACCGATATGGCAGGACATAGTAGATGGGCGAAGGTTAAGCACTTCAAAGGCGGCATCGACGCCAAACGAGGCAAAATCTTCGCTAAACTCGGCAAAGAGATAACCATCGCCACCAAATTGGGAGGCGCCGATCCCGGAATGAACCCGCGATTGCGCATGGTCCTGCTCAAATGCCGTGGGGCCAATATGCCCAACGACAATATAGACCGAGCCATCAAAAAAGCCACCGGGGCAGGCGAGACGGTGGTCTATGAGGACCTCACCTACGAGGTTTACGGCCCACACGGGGTAGCGATGCTCGTGGAACTGAGCACCGACAACCGGAACCGGACCGCCGCGGAGATCCGCAGCCTGCTGAGCAAGAATGGCGGTTCCATTGCCACCGCGGGCGCAGTAAGCCGCCTGTTTCATCGCAAAGGCCAGATCGTCGTCGCCAAGGAATCCATCGCTGAGGACCGTCTGATGGAACTCGCCCTGGAAGCCGGAGCCCAGGATTTCAAGACCGACGAACACGGGTATGAGATTATCACGGATCCAGGGCATTTCGAGGCGGTCCATAAACAAATCGACGCCCAAGGAATTAAATGCGAAGTCGCCGAGGTGACCTCCCTTCCGGAGATCACTGTGCCGCTGGCCGACGACGCCGCGAAAGCGGCAGTAAACCGACTGATCGAGGTCATTGAGGACCACGACGACGTGAAGGAAGTCTACTCGAATGCCGAATTTTCCGATTGAAGATTCCAAGGGATTCCCTGCCCTGCACCCCGCAGGCCCGACCTCCCGATCGGGGGCCTTCGGTAAGACCCACGCCGCCCGGCTCACCTAAGCCAGCGAATGCCTGAATCTCCTTCACCCGTCAGCACGCGCTGCCTTCAATGGCTTTCCGATGCGATTTACTCGCATCGAAAGGCGTTCCTCTATCCACAGCTTCTGCTCACCGCCCTGTGCCTGTGGTACACCTACGAGAATCTGGAATTCAACACCAGCCGTGACTCCCTGGTCGGATCCGACAAGGCCTACCACGAGCTGTTCCGCAAGTTTCGCCGCGAGTTTCCGGTTCAGGACGATCTGGTCGTGGTGGTGGAGAGTGAGAATCTCGAAAAAAACCGCCAGTTCGTCGAACGACTCGGAGCCTATCTGGAGGCGGAGACGAATCTCGTCACCGGCATCTTCTATCGCCACGACCTAACTATGATGGGGACGAAAGCGTTGCTCTTCGCTCCCACCAATGACCTTATATCGTTGGGCGATCAGCTGGAAGCGTTTGCCCCCTCGATCCAACAATTCGCCCAAGCCACCAACTTGGTGGCCCTCTTTGCCGAGGTCAACCGACAGTTCAGAACCGCGAAACGCGACAACGAGGAACAGGGGGAAAAACTGGTCCAAGCCATCCCGGCATTGAGCCGGATTGTGGCGCTGGCCACCGACAGCTTGCGCCGGGTAGGCACTCCACCTTCCCCAGGGGTGACGGCGCTCTTCGACGGAGGCAGTGACGCGCAGAAGAAGATGTACATCACCATGGCCGATGGCCATATCTTCCTGCTGGTCGCCAAGGCCAAATCGGACGAGATGACCGGGAAGGCCATCAACAAAATGCGACAGCTCATCGCCCGGACCCAAATCGAAGTTCCGGGCCTGAACGTCGGGCTCACCGGGGAACCGGTGCTGGAGGTGGACGAAATGCGCCAGTCGCAAGATGACAGCACTCTGGCTACCATTGTCGCTCTCATCGCCGTCGCCTTGATCTTCATCTATGGCTATCATGAGACGGGACGGCCGCTCAAAGCCAATCTCTGCCTCCTGGTGGGACTGGCCTACAGCATCGGCTTCACCACCCTCGCAGTGGGTCACCTGAATATTCTGACCATCACCTTCTTCCCGATCCTGATCGGGCTGGCGATCGACTTCGGCGTGCATCTCATCACTCGCTATGAGGAGGAGCTGCGGAAGGGGAAAAGCGAACGGGAAGCGATCGAGAAGGCCATCGTGAATACGGGCGTCGGAATTTTCACCGGGGCGCTGACCACCGCAGGCGCCTTCTTCGCCATGGCGTTCACCAATTTTCAAGGCATCCGTGAGATGGGAATCATCTGCGGTGGAGGCATGATCGTGAGCCTGATTCCCATGATGACGCTGCTGCCCGTCCTGCTGCTGCGCGGGACGCAGAATCAGATCGATCAGGAGAAAGGCGAGGTCCTGCAGAAGGAGGAGGCCGCGGGAGTGGATCGTCGCGCAAAACTAGAACAGCTCTGGCTTCGTCATCCCATCCCCGTGACGCTGCTCGTGGCCGCCATCACGGCCTGGTCCTGGCAGTCGCTCCAGCGCGTCCGGTTTGATTACAACCTCCTGAACATGCAGAGCGAGGGCCTGGCCGCAGTGGTCTATCAGGACAAGCTGATTCAATCCTCCACCCGATCCGTGCTCTATGGGGCGGTCGTCGCCGATGATCGCGCCGAGGCCCTGCGTCTCCAGCAGGAGATTGAGAAACTGCCGAGCGTCGGCTCGGTGGACTCCCTCGTGCCCATGCTGGCGGAAAGCACCGAGCCCAAGATTCCGCTGATCCAGCGCGTGAAGCGACTGCTGGCCCCGATCCAGTTTTCACCCGCCGACGCGCGTCCGGTGGATCTCATGGCTCTCAACCAAACGCTGTTCGCCCTCCATGGCTATCTCACCCTGGCCATGGACCTGACCGTGAAGGAAAAGCCGGATCTCCACCAAACACTGAAAGTCCTCCGCAGCGAGATCGGAGATCTGCTGAACGAAATGCGGGCAGGAGAAAAAACCTGGGTGGCCGAGCGCCTGGCCAGATACCAGCAGGCGCTGTTGAATGACGTGCACCACATGCTGGGCCTGCTGAAGCAGCAATCGACCCAGCCAAATCTCAGCGAGCAAGACATCCCCCAGGAAATCCGGGAGCGCTTTGTGGGCGTCACCGGCAAATACCTGCTGCAGGTGTATCCCAAAAAGAACATCTGGGAGCGGGCCGCCCAGGAAGAATTCGTGGCCGAGCTGCGTGGGGTACTGCCCACGGTCACCGGGACACCGGTGCAGCTCCTGGAGTACACGACCCTG encodes the following:
- a CDS encoding ABC transporter permease produces the protein MKPLLAIARLTWKSAFRFKLFWVLAVLLLGAVVGLPLILKDDGTARGFVQILLTYTLSVTSFLLGLATVWLACGSLARDVDECQIQMVAVKPVGRWQIWLGKWLGILALNTALLGVAGLATYSLLHWRASRLHPIQQEILRQEVMVARAGFKPEPLNLEEEIRTRFNQVPNVATMQPEDRAQTWQTIAEQVYAGAQIVPPRSTRVWRFDLGLPATQLGDQPLFVRVKFYAASTNDAGLYGGVWQFSTPGSTERGDLPPMRLASDSFQEFRIPSNLVDSQGRLLVFFQSREDVTLLFPLDEGIEILYRDGSFGFNFFRGLGILLAWLALLAALGLAAASITSFPVAAFCSLSVLVVIMSSGTLADSVSNQTVIGGRPDEFQTVRPVLDALFLPLFKGILAVVKLIDVASPVDLLSTGRSVTWILLASAWLQIVVVAGGFFAVLGIWLLNRRELATAQSAH
- a CDS encoding MMPL family transporter produces the protein MPESPSPVSTRCLQWLSDAIYSHRKAFLYPQLLLTALCLWYTYENLEFNTSRDSLVGSDKAYHELFRKFRREFPVQDDLVVVVESENLEKNRQFVERLGAYLEAETNLVTGIFYRHDLTMMGTKALLFAPTNDLISLGDQLEAFAPSIQQFAQATNLVALFAEVNRQFRTAKRDNEEQGEKLVQAIPALSRIVALATDSLRRVGTPPSPGVTALFDGGSDAQKKMYITMADGHIFLLVAKAKSDEMTGKAINKMRQLIARTQIEVPGLNVGLTGEPVLEVDEMRQSQDDSTLATIVALIAVALIFIYGYHETGRPLKANLCLLVGLAYSIGFTTLAVGHLNILTITFFPILIGLAIDFGVHLITRYEEELRKGKSEREAIEKAIVNTGVGIFTGALTTAGAFFAMAFTNFQGIREMGIICGGGMIVSLIPMMTLLPVLLLRGTQNQIDQEKGEVLQKEEAAGVDRRAKLEQLWLRHPIPVTLLVAAITAWSWQSLQRVRFDYNLLNMQSEGLAAVVYQDKLIQSSTRSVLYGAVVADDRAEALRLQQEIEKLPSVGSVDSLVPMLAESTEPKIPLIQRVKRLLAPIQFSPADARPVDLMALNQTLFALHGYLTLAMDLTVKEKPDLHQTLKVLRSEIGDLLNEMRAGEKTWVAERLARYQQALLNDVHHMLGLLKQQSTQPNLSEQDIPQEIRERFVGVTGKYLLQVYPKKNIWERAAQEEFVAELRGVLPTVTGTPVQLLEYTTLLKDSFVEAAYYSLAAISVLVLIHFRRISCLLLALVPVFLGAIWMGGLMGYYGIPFNPANVMTLPLLVGIGVTNGIHILNRYAEENNPSILARSTGKAVLVSGLTTIAGFGSLILAKHRGIESLGTIMSIGVATCMLAGLTFLPALLNLLERMGWSIRKNPV
- a CDS encoding RHS repeat-associated core domain-containing protein is translated as MNRNRSGSAHQQRLSGRSLRTSRRWLLSLLLLLPGLFPVGAAELLAAPSILTTFLYDADGQRVGKRVVEWDEVEQRWRTNFTRFLIDPQHPSGYAQRVAERGEDGEGDRSYLHGLHPIAEAAMDRVSYALVDGHHSVRGHVKDGGTLADLRGYDAFGSPLVALMEPTRTVAEEDREAAGYAGEFYDPASGLQDLRARQYEPDVGRFRTMDSYEGQRELPAGLHKYSYALADPVNNTDPSGYDPSLTISGQVSIQTIYQNSQALGGGTLATFAHSVRGSLLYRIGTYAVLGTTIGGNIALVTDAVLETQPRFLNFKRAPSLEEDGEPPGDLTVHRMGGKSNMGLTSAEDALNPPGFSVLIGGSPQEAAFQFRTAFPFPRTIALSKTVGSAKISSVRAAGFDVVAKPGTLANHGRLYHQSRMATPFQNSAWQRVLSDVFTDHAVP
- a CDS encoding dihydropteroate synthase, which encodes MLSLETLAQLATDYPDALRAKVAEFSLGQTHFAFNRQPAVMGVINLSADSWYRESVCLTAEAAIQRGRVLQAQGAQIVDLGAESTLAHATRADEGLQNSKLLPVVRTLANEGLIVSVETYLPEVTKACLDAGAKILNLTGVRQSAEMYRMVADHDAAVIICFVQGAHVREVTDLELGKDPIGALHEFFARQIELAVQQGVRKLFIDPGLGFYYRNLGDSAARVRHQMNIFLNAFRLRTLGYPICNALPHAFEFFGDEVRCAEPYFAVLAALGKTDLFRTHEVPRIKAVLDTMACYQRP
- a CDS encoding YebC/PmpR family DNA-binding transcriptional regulator, producing MAGHSRWAKVKHFKGGIDAKRGKIFAKLGKEITIATKLGGADPGMNPRLRMVLLKCRGANMPNDNIDRAIKKATGAGETVVYEDLTYEVYGPHGVAMLVELSTDNRNRTAAEIRSLLSKNGGSIATAGAVSRLFHRKGQIVVAKESIAEDRLMELALEAGAQDFKTDEHGYEIITDPGHFEAVHKQIDAQGIKCEVAEVTSLPEITVPLADDAAKAAVNRLIEVIEDHDDVKEVYSNAEFSD
- a CDS encoding ATP-binding cassette domain-containing protein; translation: MNPLGSNPAEAGASSSPGSANEVVVAVRGLTKVFSDFWGRPKARAVDNVDFEIRRGEIFGLLGPNGSGKSTTVKMLLGLLNPTKGHIEIFGHSPRHVATKSKIGYLPEESYLYRFLNSKETLDFFGQLFQIEAKERARRSDQLLEMVGLSQANTRAVGEFSKGMQRRIGLAQALINDPDLIILDEPTAGLDPIGCREVKDVIVALARRGKTVILTSHLLADVEDVCDRVVIYYGGRIQAMGPLHDLLARPDSLRITTPVLSRPTLDRVLEIIRSEAAADKVKVDNPTQNLESYFLDVVERARQSASATSGATSGNRVAAYLRGDEASGGASSNKVLERLVAASPATAADPASPSLAPAAPVPNEKLSALVKGAPKTSPSTASVSPTEAEAAAPAPSAASAPSPESVAQANEKLANLLRKPKS